A genomic region of Lytechinus pictus isolate F3 Inbred chromosome 2, Lp3.0, whole genome shotgun sequence contains the following coding sequences:
- the LOC129254460 gene encoding adenosine receptor A2b-like, translating to MSESYNNDSEPDYKPEAPYIIAGMATEIPIAIAATFGNFLVIWAVYYNKRLRSVTNYYIVSLAIADMMVGMFAIPFALATNAGLPHNNFYACLFTNSFVVALTQSSIFGLLAVALDRFFAVTRPFKYRRVATSKCAIMILLATWVLAFIIGLTPLFGWNMGEPEHGYCIFVEHIDLRYMVYFNFFGFVLPPLVMMLFVYVKIFEVVRIQYSAISRTVVGSQDDMSRRRSRLAVKEGNAAKLLAIVILLFAISWLPLHIINCISLLWHPVPYPVLLPAIILSHANSAMNPILYAFSNREFRRTFHKLIFRVVLCGIIQVQNCDSVDDYAGMTAGPDGNEVSRFASGYQTVRNGVRSSPPTTTPSPTPNSVRKSAICLHKIDKNKNGSPKSRTNGQGSTIER from the coding sequence ATGTCTGAATCGTACAACAATGACTCGGAACCGGACTACAAGCCCGAGGCCCCGTACATCATCGCTGGTATGGCGACAGAGATTCCGATAGCCATCGCTGCGACGTTCGGTAACTTTCTCGTCATCTGGGCCGTATACTACAACAAACGACTTCGATCCGTTACCAATTACTACATCGTATCCCTTGCCATCGCCGATATGATGGTCGGGATGTTTGCCATACCGTTCGCGCTGGCGACGAACGCTGGGCTTCCGCATAATAACTTCTACGCGTGCTTGTTCACGAATTCGTTCGTCGTGGCCCTTACGCAGAGCTCCATCTTCGGTCTTCTTGCAGTAGCCCTGGACCGGTTCTTTGCTGTGACTCGTCCATTCAAATACAGACGCGTTGCAACATCCAAGTGTGCTATCATGATCCTCCTCGCGACGTGGGTCCTGGCCTTTATCATCGGACTGACACCTCTGTTTGGATGGAACATGGGCGAACCAGAGCATGGATATTGTATTTTTGTGGAACACATAGATCTTCGCTACATGGTGTACTTCAATTTCTTTGGCTTTGTTTTACCGCCATTGGTCATGATGCTTTTTGTGTATGTGAAGATTTTCGAAGTTGTCCGTATTCAGTACTCTGCAATATCAAGAACAGTAGTTGGGAGTCAAGATGACATGTCTCGAAGACGTTCGCGGCTCGCGGTGAAAGAGGGCAACGCGGCAAAACTACTAGCCATTGTCATTTTACTCTTCGCCATTAGCTGGTTACCGCTTCACATAATCAACTGCATTTCGTTGCTTTGGCACCCAGTTCCATACCCGGTACTTCTTCCCGCCATTATTTTATCACACGCGAACTCTGCAATGAATCCAATCCTGTATGCGTTCAGTAATCGCGAGTTCAGGAGAACGTTCCATAAGCTCATCTTCAGGGTTGTACTTTGTGGTATCATCCAGGTGCAGAACTGCGATTCCGTGGACGACTATGCTGGTATGACGGCTGGACCCGACGGCAATGAAGTCTCGCGGTTTGCTAGTGGGTACCAGACTGTGAGGAACGGGGTTCGAAGCTCCCCTCCCACAACCACACCGTCACCGACCCCAAACTCTGTCAGGAAATCTGCGATATGTCTTCATAAAATCGACAAGAATAAGAATGGTAGTCCAAAGTCGAGAACTAATGGACAGGGTAGTACTATAGAAAGGTGA